Proteins from a genomic interval of Lolium perenne isolate Kyuss_39 chromosome 1, Kyuss_2.0, whole genome shotgun sequence:
- the LOC127305137 gene encoding beta-glucuronosyltransferase GlcAT14A codes for MRVRGLAMSGGGREMAVSAAFTALLVVSILLLPSLLLTSGRYGPSTSSAKADWPFLDGGGGGQGYPVSFAYLISASTGGAEAAARVLVALYHPANSYLLHLDREAPAEEHRRLSELVSGQPVYGRVGNVWIVGRPNLVTYRGPTMLSTTLHAMAVLLRLGRRWDWFVNLSASDYPLVTQDDLMEAFSRLPRDLNFIQHTSRLGWKIKKRVQPVILDTALYEADRSVLLRPSRNITTNRRSLPTSFKLFTGSAWTILSRRFAEYCVMGWDNLPRRLLLYHANLVSSPEFYFQTVACNSREFRNSTVNSDLHFIRWDTPPKQHPLNLGPKDYRRMVLSSAAFARKFKHGDLVLDRIDREILKRRPPPRDDDDGDEAPAAAAAPGHGGQFFSYGGWCSEVGLCSNPREPDRKGVIKAGAGSRRLTVMLNKMLSERNFRKQQCR; via the exons ATGAGGGTGAGGGGGCTGGCGATGAGCGGCGGCGGCAGGGAGATGGCGGTCTCCGCCGCCTTCACGGCGCTCCTCGTCGTCTCCATCCTGTTGCTCCCGTCGCTCCTCCTCACCAGCGGCAGGTACGGTCCGTCGACATCCTCCGCCAAGGCGGACTGGCCGTTcctggacggcggcggcggcggccaaggcTATCCGGTGTCGTTCGCGTACCTCATCTCGGCGTCGACGGGgggcgcggaggcggcggcgagggtGCTGGTGGCGCTGTACCACCCGGCCAACAGCTACCTGCTGCACCTGGACCGGGAGGCCCCCGCCGAGGAGCACCGACGGCTATCGGAGCTGGTGTCTGGCCAGCCGGTGTACGGGCGCGTGGGGAACGTGTGGATCGTGGGGAGGCCCAACCTGGTGACCTACCGCGGGCCGACCATGCTGTCCACCACGCTCCACGCCATGGCGgtgctcctccgcctcggccgccGGTGGGACTGGTTCGTCAACCTCAGCGCATCCGACTACCCGCTCGTCACCCAAGACG ATTTGATGGAGGCCTTCTCGCGGCTGCCGAGGGATCTCAACTTCATACAGCACACCAGTCGCCTGGGCTGGAAGAT AAAGAAGCGGGTGCAGCCGGTGATCCTGGACACAGCCCTATACGAGGCCGACCGGTCGGTGCTCCTCCGCCCTTCGCGCAACATCACCACCAACCGCCGGAGCCTGCCCACCTCCTTCAAGCTCTTCACCG GTTCGGCGTGGACGATCCTGTCGCGCCGCTTCGCGGAGTACTGCGTGATGGGGTGGGACAACCTGCCGCGGAGGCTGCTGCTCTACCACGCCAACCTCGTCTCCTCGCCGGAGTTCTACTTCCAGACGGTGGCCTGCAACTCCCGCGAGTTCCGGAACTCCACGGTGAACAGCGACCTGCACTTCATCCGCTGGGACACCCCGCCCAAGCAGCACCCGCTCAACCTCGGCCCCAAGGACTACCGCCGGATGGTGCTCAGCAGCGCCGCCTTCGCCCGCAAGTTCAAGCACGGCGACCTCGTGCTCGACAGGATCGACCGCGAGATCCTCAAGCGCCGCCCGCCACcccgcgacgacgacgacggtgaTGAAGCTCCTGCTGCCGCTGCTGCTCCTGGCCACGGCGGGCAGTTCTTCAGCTATGGCGGGTGGTGCTCGGAGGTGGGGTTGTGCTCAAACCCAAGGGAGCCTGACAGGAAGGGGGTCATAAAGGCCGGCGCTGGGTCCAGAAGGCTCACCGTCATGCTGAACAAGATGTTGTCTGAAAGAAACTTCAGGAAGCAGCAGTGTAGATGA